The genomic window TAACACATAAATAGTATCGTAACATAAATAGTATCGTAACACATATAGTATCGTAACACATAAATAGTATCGTAACATAAATAGTATCGTAACATAAATAGTATCGTAACATAAATAGTATCGTAACACATAAATAGTATCGTAACATAAATAGTATCGTAACACATAAATAGTATCGTAACCATAAATAGTATCGTAACATAAGTAGTATCGTAACATAAATAGTATCGTAACACATAAATAGTATCGTAACACATAAATAGTATCGTAACACATAAATAGTATCGTAACACATAAATAGTATCGTAACATAAATAGTATCGTAACACATAAATAGTATCGTAACACATAAATAGTATCGTAACATAAATAGTATCGTAACATAAATAGTATCGTAACATAAATAGTATCGTAACACATAAATAGTATCGTAACATAAATAGTATCGTAACATAAATAGTATCGTAACATAAATAGTATCGTAACATAAATAGTATCGTAACACATAAATAGTATCGTAACACATAAATAGTATCGTAACATAAATAGTATCGTAACATAAATAGTATCGTAACACATAAATAGTATCGACACATACATAGTATCGACACATACATAGTATCGTAACATCTGTCAAAAGACTGTGGGATGCGACGACTATCTAACAGTTGTTCCGGTGTGCAGGTTTTTTCCTCACTGGTTATTTGAACAAATCACGATTTAGCGTGCGTGCGAATCGTTCGAAATTCGGAAGGGGAAGgaacatttggcccatagacttgcCTGAGTCTTGTAGCGAGAGAAGGGTGGAGCTACCGCCCTGCTCCCGCTCCTCGTTTTAgtatcttttttttcttcatgcgATGACACAATTAGGCCAGATTCTAGTTATGGGTTTCCTAGATTAGGTGCCAGTAAACCATCTCAGGGACCGGCACCGGTCCACAGATCAGAAGTTGAGAAACACTGGtataatgtattataatataacacacaaacactatatatctatatacagtatctcacaaaagtgagtacacccctcacatttttgtaaatatttgagtatatcttttcatgtgacaacactgaagaaatgacactttgctacaatgtaaagtagtgagtgtaccgCTTGTATAATAGTGtacatttgctgtcccctcaaaataactcaacacacagccattaatgtctaaaccgctggcaacaaaagtgagtacacccctaagtgaaaatgtccaaattgcgcccaattagccattttccctccccggtgtcatgtgacttgttagtgttacaaggtctcaggtgtgaatggggagcaggtgtgttaaatttggtgtcatcgctctcacactccctcatactgactggtcactggaagttcaacatggcacctcacgGCAAAaaactctctgaggatctgaaaaaaagaattgttgctctacataaagatggcctgggctataagaagattgcaaagaccctgaaactgagctggagcacggtggccaagaccatacagcggtttaacaggacaggttccactcagaacaggcctcgccatggtcgaccaaagaagttgagtgcacgtgctcagcatcatgtccagaggttgtctttgggaaatagacgtatgagtgctgccagcattgctgcagaggttgaaggggtggggggtcagcctgtcagtgttCAGACCATACGctgcacactgcatcaaattggtctgcatggctgtcgtcccagaaggaagcctcttctcaagatgatgcacaagaaagcccgcaaacagtttgctgaagacaagcagactaaggacatggattactggaaccatgtcctgtggtctgatgagaccaagataaacttatttggttcagatggtgtcaagcgtgtgtggcggcaaccaggtgaggagtacaaagacaagtgtgtcttgcctacagtcaagcatggtggtgggagtgtcatggtctggggctgcatgagtgctgccggcactggggagctacagttcattgagggaaccatgaatgccaacatgtactgtgacatactgaagcagagcacgatcccctcccttcggagactgggctgcagggcagtattccaacatgataacgaccccaaacacacctccaagacgaccactgcctgctaaagaagctgagggtaaaggtgatggactggccaagcatgtctccagactctccctattgagcatctgtggggcatcctcaaatggaaggtggaggagtgcaaggtctctaacatccaccagctccgtgatgtcatcatggaggagtggaagaggactccagtggcaacctgtgaagctctggtgaactccatgcccaaggcagtgctggaaaatgacggtggccacacaaaatattgacactttgggcccaatttggatattttcagttgttgccagcggtttagacattaatggctgtgtgttgtgttattttgaggggacagcaaatttacactgttatacaagctgtacactcactactttacattgtagcaaagtgtaatttcttcagtgttgtcacatgaaaagatatactcaaatatttacaaaaatgtgaggggtgtactcacttttgtgagatactgtatatatatatacacacacacacacctcacactggTTCCTGAGGCCTCTTTCTTGCAATCTGGACCAGATGCTCTGGATTCGCCCAGCATGCTCTGGGTGTCGGCTGTTGTCGCCACAGGTGCACTGGTGCTTTAGCATCTGAGAGTCATACaccagacctacacacacacacacacacacacacgctgtggtTTAGATACCATATGAAATAGGTaaagacagccagccagacagccagacagccagccagccagacagccagccagtcagctagccagatAACCAGCCAGTCAGCGATCCTATTAAATTATGTTATAATATGTCATTCTATAGACGGGACATAGAGCTGAATATATAGTAAACTGACCATGTGATACAACATAAAGCATTGTGTACAGCACTCCCCAAGTCTTTCTCACCAGTGGTGAATCGTAGCTTGGTGGGGGTCTCCGGACCAGTGCTGGCCAGAGACAGCGGGGTGTCTGTGGGCtgtggaggagggggaagagaggtggaggCAGGGGAGGACTTTGCGCGGCCAAGGGGGCGGTGGGAAGGGCCAAGAACCACAGGCACACCCAGGGGGTCCAGGTAGGTCACCTGTCTGCGCCTTTCTGTCAGGACCTGAAGGTCCCTGGACTGCTCCCAATGGAATGactggaaggggagggagggagggagggagggagggaaagagagagagtggggaagaTGGGGAAAGAAAAGGGGGgacaagagggagggagaaagggagaggaatggagggagaaagggagaggaatggagggagaaagggaggaatgaagggaggaatggagggagaaagggaggaatggagggagaaagggagaggaatggagggagaaagggagaggaatggagggagaaagggagaggaatgagggagaaagggagaggaatggagggagaaagggagagggaatggagggagaaagggaggtgaatggaggagaaagggaggaatgaggagaaagggaggaatgagaggggagaaagggagaggaatggagggagaaagggagaggaatggagggagaaaggaagaggaatggagggagaaagggaggaatgaagggagaaagggagaggaatagagggagaaagggggaggaatggagggagaaatggagaggaatagagggagaaaaggagaggaatagagggagaaaagggagaggaatggagggagaaagggagaggaatgaagggagaaagggagagggaatggagggagaaagggagaggaatggagggagaaagggagaggaatggagggagaaagggagaggaatggagggagaaagggagaggaatggagggagaaagggagaggaatgaagggagaaagggagaggaatggagggagaaagggagaggaatggagggagaaagggaggaatgaagggagaaagggaaaggaatggagggagaaagggagaggaatggagggagaaagggagaggaatggagggagaaagggagaggaatggagggagaaagggagaggaatggagggagaaagggagaggaatggagggagaaagggagaggaatggagggagaaaggggaaggaatggagggagaaagggaggaatggagggagaaaggggaaggaatggagggagaaagggaggaatggagggagaaaggggaaggaatggagggagaaagggagaggaatagagggagaaagggaggaatggagggagaaaggggaaggaatggagggagaaagggaggaatggagggagaaaggggaaggaatggagggagaaagggagaggaacgggagaacggagagagagtgagagaaaaaagatGAGTAGAAGTataattattttgtttatttgtttacccATTACTTTAGCAATGACATAAAACAGGCAACTAAGAGCTGAGCTATTGAGCTGTGGTTCTATGGTGCCCTCTATTGGTGGGCAGAACAGTTGGCCTGAACTGAAGCTGTAGTTGGGAGTGGGACTAATTGAATCATTTTCTGTATGACCTAGGTAGCTCTTCAtgtgtgttgtgagtgtgtgtgcgcgcatgcatgcatatcagaggaggctggtgggtgaagctataggaggatgggctcaatGTAATGGCGGAATGGACTAAATGGAACgtagtcaaacgtggtttccatatcttttatgtgtttgataccgttcaattcattccattacagccattacaatgagcctgtcctcctatagtcctctgatgcgtgtgtgtgtgtgtgtgtgtgtgcgtgcgtgagaaCGTGTACCTGATTCATCAGAGGTGTGTATTTCCTGATATGTTCCCCATGGCTGTCTCGTGAGGAGGTAGACTCTGTGTCCCACATTGACTCAGAGCTGCTGGTTCCACTCTGTCTACTTCTCTGGTATCCATCCCACTCCCCTGACCTGGTCTCCTCTGGGTCCATGTCCTCCGAGGGGATCTGTGTGAGACGAGGCTTCTCACAGCGTCAGTCTTCACTCTTCGTCTTCATGTCTCATTAGTACTATTATGCAGTATCTAGATATAtgtattgtactgtgtgtgtgtgtgtgtgtgtgtgtgtgtgtgtgtgtgtgtgcgcacatgcgcATGTTGCTCGACAATTCCCaagctgtgtgagtgtgtccaATCTGTGCTCCCTCTCACCTGGTCCAGGTGTGTGTTCTGTTTGAGTCTCTCCAGCAGCAGATTGTGGTTCTGCTGCAGTAGCTGGTGCTGCTGATGAGAGGGCAGTGGGGGCTCAGACCGGGTCCGACCCAGGGGCCTGTGGGGGCCCAACGTGGCCAGGCCTTCCAGTCTGGAGGAGGGGTACTGGATAAGGCCTGGGTTCAGACCTCGcactggaggaagagagaggtgggaagGGAGAAagtgaaggggaagagagagggatacagggagacagagagagagagagagagcgaaagagagagagggagggagagagagaaaaggggagagagagagaacgagagagagaaagagagaaagagggagggagagagaaggggggagagcaagagagaaggggagagagagagagagagagagacatcaggatcatcatgtttgacaaaaaaattaagaaaatggATGTTATCTCTTGACCAGAGAGGAAGTAgactgttctgggaatgttttttatttatctaggcaagtcagttaagaacaaattcttatttacaatgacggcctaccggggaacagtgggttaactgccttgtacacccactttgcttgctgtttggggatttaggctgggtttctgtacagcactttgtgacatcagctgatgtaagaaggtctttataaatatatttgattgattgattgttcaggggcagaatgacatatttttactttgtcagctcgggaattcgatccagcaacctctcggttactggcccaacgcgctaacTACTAGGCTTTGATGAGTCTGGGTAACCAGGAAATAGATCAGTTTGATGAGTCTGGGTAACCAGGAAATAGATCAGTTTGATGAGTCTGGGTAACCAGGAAATAGATCAGTTTGATGAGTCTGGGTAACCAGGAAATAGCAGTTTGATGAGTCTGGGTAACCAGGAAATAGATCAGTTTGATGAGTCTGGGTAACCAGGAAATAGATCAGTTTGATGAGTCTGGGTAACCAGAAAATAGATCAGTGGATTAGTGGATGAAGTAAGTGGCATTCAGTCAAATGGTCAATAGAGGGCAGTgtcgctctgtgtgtgtttgattagCTGTGCATGCAGCAGTCCTGAAGGCTCCAGGATgactacaggtgtgtgtgtgcgtgtatgtataTCTGTGTGTCTCACCAGTGACTAGCTGTGTATGCAGCAGTCCTGAGGGCTCCAGGATgactacaggtgtgtgtgtgtgtgtgtgtgtgtgtgtatgtatatctgTGTGTCTCACCAGTGACTAGCTGTGTATGCAGCAGTCCTGAGGGCTCCAGGATgactacaggtgtgtgtgtgcgtgtatgtataTCTGTGTGTCTCACCAGTGACTAGCTGTGTATGCATCAGTCCTGAGGGCTCCAGGATGAACATGGGCTGGAGGTGATGGTGGGCAGCACTGTGTCTCTCCATGGGCAGGTAGACCTGGGGCAGTACCCTGGCCACCCTCTGATGACTACCCGTTTCCCTGTCACCATGGCCGGGAAGCCCGGTGCCGATGCTTGGCAGGGCGGTGGAGCAGGGCACCATGAAGTGGGCCAGCGTACCATCCTGGAGTAGCAACCTCTGAGCCTGAGGGAGGGAGGTCCGGAAAACACAAAACATTCAAACATAACTGCTAAACACACTAAATAAATTGAGTAGTGTTAACTCAaacaacaatagtcatttaaacTTCATTCAATTTCTGTAGGTAGTGTGCACTCAATTAATAACTGCTGAGGTATCAAAGTTCAGTCCTCAAGGTTTCAATGTCTGTTAGGATAGATTGACTGTTTCATTCCTTTAGTATAAGTGTAAGCGCAGAAAAAAAGCATCAGTTTGCTGAAATCTGAGTGGTGAAAAATATTCTTGGGAAACTGAAAAGGACACATCAGTTGAACACTAATCTAATATtcatggtacagtacagtacagtacagccagGTGGCCACATGTTTTAAACAGGCctgttgaagagagagagagatggacaactGTACACCACTGccatgttattcaattaaaaCATATActaaatacaaaagtatgtgaataCCACTTcgaattagtggattcagctatttcagccacacccgttgctgacaggtgtataacatagagcacacagccatgcaatctccaaatcgtctgtcctcggttgcaacactcaataccgagttccaaactgcctctgggagCAATGTCAGCAAAATAGCTGTttattgggagcttcatgaaatgggttcacaagcctaagatcaccatgtgcaatgccaagtgtcggctggagtggtgtaaagctcgccaccattgggctctggagcagtggaaatacgttctctggagtgacgaatcatgcttcaccatctggcagtacaacggactaatctgggtttggagaatgcatagtggcaactgtaaagtttgatggaggagggcctcccgagtggcacagcggtctaagtcactgcatcgcagtgctagaggcatcactacagatccgggtttgatcccaggctgtgtcacccaccaccttctctcctcccaccaccttctctcctcccaccccccctctctcctcccggCTCTCCCAGCTgcaactgggagacccatgaggcggcgcacaattgtcccagtgtcGTCAGGGTtttgggagggtttggccggcttggacgtccttgtcccatcgcactcttgCAACTCCTTGTGGCTGcatgctgacttcggtcgccagctgtatggtgtttcctctaaCACATTGGGGCAGCCggtttccgggttaagcgagcagtgtgtcaagaagcagtgcggcttggcggggtcgtgtttcagaggaagcatggctctcgaccttcacctgtcccgagtccgtacgggagctGCAGCGATGGGACGAGACCAGGGCAAAGGCCGGCCCGGGGGCTGTGTGCGGCCCGCGACCTGATTCAGTACGGCCcgcggaatcatgctcagatcacataaagaatttgatacacacgtcacagttacaaatagtagctagctagaaattgtgcaaaaaatagtttttcaaagatttcaaagaaaaggaaaatagacaatgaatgtagggtgttccagAAAGAGTAGACATCGaaatatttctttattgaggtatcagggaaagctgtgtgctttgtgtgcaaagagagcatcgctgtcttgaaagactacaacttgtcccgacacttccagacgaagcatgcagagaaaaataggaatatgtcttctgagcgGTGAGCATGGGCATCTAAAGAGTggctttctcagttgcaaaagcagcaaggacttttcacaaaactgcattcagcaaatgatggaattgcgagagctagctatgtactgtcccacaaaattgctaaacatagcaaACCATTCGCTGAGGGCGAATTCATTAAAGCATTTTTAATTGACTCTGCAGAAATACTTTGCCCTGAGAgggaagagctgtttgaaaatgtttccctgtctAGACGAACAGTGAAACGGCGTGTTGAGGACATtgcagagaatatggaacaacagttgaaagacaaggtacAAGATTTCAGctatttctccttggccctggatgagagcagtgcaCGTGACACGgtgcagttgttgatattcttacgaggcaaaaccccagactttgaaattacagaggagcttgATTCAGTGCAGTaaatgaagagcacaaccacagggaaagattGATTGGAGAAGGGTAATAAatgtgtggcaaagctgggactgagttttaaaaatatatccagtgtgaccactgatgggtgcccaaacttgacaggaaaaaacattggccttttgaaaaggatgcaagatcaagtagctgagctgaacccagatcagaaaatgattttcctgcattgcattattcatcaggtGGTGCTCTGTAAACGTGTTCTGAAAATGAGTctgttgtggatacagtcactaaagtggtaaacttcataagagcaaaatcttaaaccacaggcagtttgtctcactgttggaagacAGAGTCGGATCATGCAGATCTCTcctaccacacaaacgtgagatggctgTGTTTCGGGAAGGagcttaaaagggtgtgggacctgaagttGGAGATTGatgagtttttgcaaatgaaagtAAAATATGTtgatttccctcaactgcaagataaagaatggttggctgattttgccttcactgtagacatcatggccctcatgaatgaactgaattccaaactacaagggaagggcctttttgcaAAGTTCGGGCtacgccccttagttccaatgaagggaaatcttaacgctacagcatacaatgacattgtagatgattctgtgcttccaaatttgtggcaacagtttgtggaaggccctttcctgtttcagcatgacaatgcccccgtgcacaaagcgaggtccatacagaaatggtttgtcgagatcggtgtggaagaacttggctggcctgcacagagccctgacctcaaccccatcgatcacctttaggatgaattggaacgccgactgcgagccaggcctaatcagcTTAAATCAaggcccaacctcactaatgctcttgtggcagaacagaagcaagtccctgcagcaatgttccaacattgtggaaagccttcccagaagagtggaggctgttgtagcagcaaagtaatgtgcaaagaaatgaactgtttgtcctgaatacaaagcgttatgtttggggcaaatccaacacaacacatcactgagtaccactcttcatattttcaagcatggtggtggctgcatcatattataGGTATGCTTGCAATCGTTCAGGACTgaggagttttttaggataaaaagaaaaggaatagagctaaacacaggTAAAGtcctacaggaaaacctggttcagtctgctgacactggaagacaaatccacctttcaacaggacaataacctaaaacattaggccaaatatacactggagtttcttaccaagacgacattgaatgttgcctagttacagttttgacttaaatcgactttaaaatctatggcgagacttgaaaatggttgtctagcaataatcaaagaccaacttgacagagcttgagaattaaaaaaaaatattgtacaatccaggtttgcaaatctcagacttacccagaaagactcacagctgtaatcgctgccaaaggctgccaaaggtgattctaacatgtattgactcaggggattGAACACTTATAATCTAATAAAAATATAAAAGtttttattttccattaattcccccaaaaaatgttgaaTTCTTCTTCCACTTCGACCTggcagagtattttgtgtaggtccttgacaaaaaaaaaactagTTTTATCCCACtttttaacacaacaaaacgtggaaaagtcaaagggtgcaaatactttctcaaggcactgtgCATACATATATTATACACAAAAAAGGAGAgtgggggtgggaggagagagggggtgggaggagaggtggtgggaggagagggggtgggaggagaggtggtgggagtggagaggggggtgggaggagaggtggtggtgggaggagAGGTGGTGGGATTGGAGAGtggggggtgggaggagagagggggtgggaggagaggtggtgggagaggagagagggtgggaggagatgtggtgggaggagagagggggtgggaggagaaaggggggtgggaggagagagggggtgggaggagagagggggggtgggaggagagagggggtgggaggagTAAAAggtggtgggaggagagagggggggtgggaggagagagggggtgggaggagtatagggtggtgggaggagagaggggggtgggaggagagagggggtgggaggagagaggggggtgggaggagagagggggtgggaggagagaggggttgggaggagagagggggtgggaggagTATAGTGTGGTGGGAGGAGAGAAggtggtgggaggagagaggagggggtgggaggAGCATAGTGTGATGGGATGAGAGAAggtggtgggaggagagaggggggtgggaggagagaggggggtgggaggagagagggggtgggaggagagaggtggtgggaggagagagggggtgggaggagagaggggggtgggaggagagagggggtgggaggagagagggggtgggaggagagaggggggtgggaggagagaggggggtgggaggagtatagggtggtgggaggagagaaggtggtgggaggagagaggggggtgggaggagagaggggggtgggaggagtatagtgtggtgggaagagagaggggggtgggaggagagaggggggtaggagGAATATAGTGtggtgggaagagagaggggggtgggaggagagaggggggtgggaggaATATAGTGTGGTGGGAGGttagaaggggagggaggagagagggagggaggagaggtgatgggaggagagaagggggtgggaggagagaggggggtgggaggagagaggggggtgggaggagagaggggggtgggaggagTATAGTGTggtgggcagagagaggggggtgggaggagagaggggggggaggagtaTAGTGTGGTGGGAGGtgagaggggggtgggaggagagaaggggggtgggaggagagagggcggTGGGAGGAGTAAAgtgtagtgggaggagagaggggggtgggaggagagaaggggggtgggaggagagagggcagtGGGAGGAGTATAgtgtagtgggaggagagaggggggtgggaggagagatgGCAGTGGGAGGAGTATAgtgtagtgggaggagagagaggggtgggaggagagagggggtggaaggagagaaggggggtgggaggagagagggcagtGGGAGGAGTATAgtgtagtgggaggagagaggggggtgggaggagagagggcagtGGGAGGAGTATAGTGtagtgggaggagagaaggggggtgggaggagagagggcagtGGGAGGAGTATAgtgtagtgggaggagagaggggggtgggaggagagagggcagtGGGCAGTGGGAGGAGTATAgtgtagtgggaggagagagaggggtgggaggagagagggcagtGGGAGGAGTATAgtgtagtgggaggagagagaggggtgggaggagagagggcagtGGGAGGAGTATAgtgtagtgggaggagagagaggggtgggaggagagagggcagtGGGAGGAGTATAgtgtagtgggaggagagagaggggtgggaggagagagggcagtGGGAGGAGTATAttgtagtgggaggagagagggggattgaGAGGGGCTCACCACGTGGGTTAGTCCGGTAGTAAGTGGGCTGTCCGAGAGAAGGCTGTCATTGGGCGAGCTGCACCCAGACACTGGAGTGCTACTCGTACTGCTGCTGGGGGAGGAGTCTGCAGGACGCAAGAGAGGGACAGCCAATCAGGATAATACATTgaactgtgtgtgtacctgaacttggccaataagaaacgcttgttACTTTTTCTACTGTGCTCACTGATGAATACAACCCAGGTATGTTAGTGCTAGGCTGGTGCAAAACGGCTGGGGCTGTACAGCATCAGGAAGGAGGAAGACTAAGAGAAAATAACACGAGAGGCTTTTTTGATAGATAGTGGACACAACAAGGCAGGAGTACCCAGAGTATTCGGCATTCTGGGCTTGACTGTGGGCGGGGCGTTGGTCTTGCGTTGGAGAGGGTTCTGTCTGGAGTTGATGTGTTTACTTCTCACCTTCAGGAGGGGATCAgaagctgaacacacacacacacgcacacaagcaaacacacgcacccacatacacacaaacacacacgcgagCACACacataccatacacacacacgcgagcacacacataccatacacacacacgtacacacagacacaacataCAAATGGATGTTAATAGTTTGGCCAATTCAGGACATTTCTCTAACACATCCTTAGACAGTGTACAATAAAACAGTGAGCTGAATGCATAAAAGCTGAGCACAATCATTATAGGCAAATCAAAATGGCTACAGATCCATAATGTGCTATCTTATCATAAATCCTCTACAGTACATAACAAAACC from Salmo trutta chromosome 16, fSalTru1.1, whole genome shotgun sequence includes these protein-coding regions:
- the LOC115150155 gene encoding histone deacetylase 7 isoform X4; amino-acid sequence: MTKPNTVDVQVPCEASSPLRPEWPMDLRTQRLVRPEPDSVMLAPHHSLFLGAFSAQHCSQDSQKHLPQHIHYAYDMEQSRQEKEQDKRQEIQQLMYKDKSEQSAVASPLVKQKLRSQILKRKEQAALEKTASNPTRNAPRGYRELAPDPDMPPKPHVVTPVVHHPPSDQRKDTPLRRTASDPLLKVRSKHINSRQNPLQRKTNAPPTVKPRMPNTLDSSPSSSTSSTPVSGCSSPNDSLLSDSPLTTGLTHVAQRLLLQDGTLAHFMVPCSTALPSIGTGLPGHGDRETGSHQRVARVLPQVYLPMERHSAAHHHLQPMFILEPSGLMHTQLVTVRGLNPGLIQYPSSRLEGLATLGPHRPLGRTRSEPPLPSHQQHQLLQQNHNLLLERLKQNTHLDQPRLTQIPSEDMDPEETRSGEWDGYQRSRQSGTSSSESMWDTESTSSRDSHGEHIRKYTPLMNQSFHWEQSRDLQVLTERRRQVTYLDPLGVPVVLGPSHRPLGRAKSSPASTSLPPPPQPTDTPLSLASTGPETPTKLRFTTGLVYDSQMLKHQCTCGDNSRHPEHAGRIQSIWSRLQERGLRNQCECIRSRKASLEELQSVHSEKHVLLYGTNPLHRLKLDNRKLAGILSQRMFVMLRCGGVGVDNDTIWNEMHTSTASRLAAGSVTELALRVAQGELKNGFAVVRPPGHHAAHSTPLGFCFFNSVAIAAKQLQHKLSVSKILIVDWDVHHGNGTQSVFYNDPSVLYISLHRYDNGKFFPGSGDPAEVGVGAGEGFNVNVAWTGGLDPPMGDAEYLAAFR